A genome region from Labilibaculum antarcticum includes the following:
- the nqrF gene encoding NADH:ubiquinone reductase (Na(+)-transporting) subunit F, producing the protein MILLTTQGTVIATSIVIFLLVILVLVSILLYAKQKLTPSGEVTIDINEGKLKLVVDPGNTLLGALGAEKIFLPSACGGGGTCGMCKCQVHSGAGTILPTETGFFTRREALTDWRLACQVKVKEDMSMAIPQEIMGIKKWECEVVSNGNVATFIKEFVVRLPKGEIIDFKSGGYIQIDVPKIEVDFKSMDIDEEYLEDWKKFKMFDLTMKNPEPTYRAYSMANHPAEGNIVMLNIRIATPPFDRVNGGWMKVNPGICSSFIFSRKPGDKVTISGPYGEFFIKETNNEMMFIGGGAGMAPMRSHIFHLFHTVKTGRKATFWYGARSLKEVFYADQFDAIAADFPNFEWHLALSEPQPEDNWEGPTGFIHQVIYDNYLINHEEPEDVEYYLCGPPMMNSATTNMLYELGVPDEMVEFDDFGS; encoded by the coding sequence ATGATATTATTAACAACACAGGGAACAGTTATTGCCACAAGTATTGTGATCTTCCTACTTGTGATCCTGGTACTGGTTTCTATCCTTTTGTATGCAAAACAGAAGCTTACTCCATCGGGAGAGGTGACTATTGATATTAATGAAGGAAAACTAAAATTGGTTGTAGACCCGGGTAATACCCTTTTGGGAGCTTTAGGTGCTGAAAAAATCTTTTTACCATCAGCTTGTGGTGGTGGAGGTACTTGTGGAATGTGTAAATGCCAGGTTCATTCAGGGGCAGGAACTATTCTACCAACAGAGACAGGATTTTTCACTAGAAGAGAAGCTTTAACTGATTGGCGTTTGGCTTGTCAGGTAAAAGTAAAAGAAGACATGAGCATGGCGATTCCTCAGGAAATTATGGGAATTAAGAAATGGGAGTGTGAAGTGGTTTCAAATGGAAACGTTGCTACATTTATTAAGGAATTTGTAGTAAGGTTGCCTAAAGGTGAAATTATTGACTTTAAATCGGGAGGATACATTCAGATTGATGTCCCTAAAATCGAGGTTGATTTTAAGAGCATGGATATCGACGAAGAGTATCTCGAAGATTGGAAGAAGTTTAAGATGTTTGATCTTACAATGAAAAACCCTGAGCCTACCTATCGTGCCTACTCAATGGCTAACCATCCTGCCGAAGGAAATATTGTAATGTTGAACATTCGTATTGCAACTCCTCCATTCGATCGTGTAAACGGTGGTTGGATGAAAGTGAATCCTGGAATCTGTTCTTCGTTTATTTTCTCACGTAAACCAGGCGATAAAGTTACTATTTCCGGACCTTACGGTGAGTTCTTTATTAAAGAGACCAATAACGAGATGATGTTTATTGGTGGTGGTGCTGGTATGGCTCCAATGCGATCTCACATCTTTCACTTGTTCCACACCGTAAAAACTGGTCGAAAGGCTACTTTCTGGTACGGAGCCCGTTCATTAAAAGAAGTGTTCTACGCAGATCAGTTCGATGCTATCGCTGCTGATTTCCCTAACTTCGAATGGCACTTAGCTCTTTCTGAGCCTCAGCCAGAGGATAATTGGGAAGGACCAACTGGATTTATTCACCAGGTAATTTATGACAACTACTTGATCAATCATGAAGAGCCGGAAGATGTTGAATATTACCTTTGTGGACCTCCAATGATGAATTCAGCGACTACAAACATGCTGTATGAATTAGGAGTACCAGACGAAATGGTTGAATTTGACGATTTTGGATCGTAA
- a CDS encoding FAD:protein FMN transferase gives MKKSLNLIVLFCVLIFTSCQENGKKYYFDEGPIFGTFYHIVYEYKGDDNLQEDIMAKLTEFDLSLSTYKPQSVISRVNNNDTSVVLDHYFLTTFKRGEEISRITEGAFDMTVAPLVNAWGFGFKNKLDPELIPVDSLLQVVGYTKVRLEDGKVVKDDPRIMFDASAIAKGYGVDVVADLLELNGVVNYMVEIGGEIRAKGKNDKGRIWRVGIDKPIDDPSTMSREIQDVIQMENGALATSGNYRQFYIKDGKKYAHTIDPRLGYPVQHSLLSASVFAPDCMSADAYATSFMVLGLEKSIELVGKDSLLKAYFIYSDSLGNYKTYISERLKESIIE, from the coding sequence ATGAAAAAATCACTGAATTTAATTGTTCTTTTTTGCGTTCTGATCTTTACTTCTTGTCAGGAAAACGGTAAAAAGTATTATTTCGATGAAGGCCCAATTTTCGGAACCTTTTATCACATCGTTTATGAGTACAAAGGTGATGATAATCTTCAGGAGGATATAATGGCTAAACTAACTGAATTCGACCTTTCCTTGTCTACCTATAAGCCTCAATCGGTAATCTCGAGGGTGAACAATAACGATACAAGCGTAGTGCTTGATCACTATTTTCTAACAACCTTTAAAAGAGGAGAAGAGATTTCCCGGATTACTGAGGGTGCATTTGATATGACTGTTGCTCCTTTAGTGAATGCATGGGGTTTTGGATTCAAAAATAAGCTTGATCCTGAATTGATTCCTGTTGATAGTCTACTTCAAGTTGTAGGATATACCAAAGTTCGTTTAGAAGACGGAAAAGTGGTGAAAGACGATCCTAGAATCATGTTTGATGCAAGTGCTATTGCAAAGGGATATGGTGTTGATGTTGTAGCCGATCTTTTGGAACTAAATGGGGTCGTTAATTATATGGTTGAAATTGGTGGTGAAATTCGTGCTAAAGGTAAAAATGACAAGGGCAGAATTTGGAGAGTGGGTATTGATAAACCAATTGATGATCCTTCAACGATGTCAAGAGAGATACAAGATGTAATTCAGATGGAAAATGGAGCACTCGCTACTTCCGGAAATTACCGACAGTTCTACATTAAGGATGGTAAAAAGTATGCCCACACCATCGATCCTCGTTTGGGATATCCAGTTCAACACAGCTTACTTTCGGCTTCGGTATTTGCTCCTGATTGTATGTCGGCAGATGCCTATGCAACCAGTTTTATGGTGTTGGGATTGGAAAAAAGCATAGAGTTAGTCGGAAAAGACTCCCTTCTGAAAGCCTATTTTATTTATAGCGATTCACTTGGCAATTATAAAACCTATATAAGCGAAAGGTTAAAGGAATCAATTATAGAATAA
- the nqrC gene encoding NADH:ubiquinone reductase (Na(+)-transporting) subunit C: MNTQSNTYTFLYASVMVVIVAAVLSFAALQLKPRQTRNIEIEKKQDILKAVNVASTPENAEELYSKYIVKALIVNSEGTVTSDDKNKTFGVNLKIENSKKNVVERKLPVFVFEKEGVGEKMIIPILGKGMWGPIWGFISLEPDGKTIYGATFGNKGETPGLGAEISKSEFQEPFTGKQIFDEAGKFTSLAMVKGGAADGNPHEFDAVSGGTVTSKGLEAMLQDNLSSYEKFLKSSK, translated from the coding sequence ATGAATACTCAAAGCAATACATATACATTTCTTTATGCCTCCGTTATGGTGGTGATAGTTGCGGCGGTTCTTTCTTTTGCTGCTTTGCAACTTAAGCCACGCCAAACGAGAAATATAGAAATAGAGAAAAAGCAAGACATTTTAAAAGCTGTGAATGTTGCTTCTACTCCAGAAAACGCTGAGGAGCTTTACAGTAAATACATTGTGAAAGCTTTAATTGTAAACTCAGAAGGAACTGTCACTTCAGACGACAAGAATAAAACTTTTGGCGTTAATTTGAAAATTGAGAACAGTAAAAAAAATGTGGTAGAAAGGAAACTACCTGTTTTTGTGTTCGAAAAAGAAGGAGTAGGGGAGAAAATGATTATTCCAATTTTGGGTAAAGGAATGTGGGGACCTATTTGGGGCTTTATTTCTTTGGAACCTGATGGGAAAACCATTTACGGTGCTACATTTGGGAATAAGGGTGAAACTCCTGGTTTAGGTGCTGAAATTTCAAAATCTGAATTTCAGGAACCATTTACTGGGAAACAGATTTTTGATGAGGCAGGAAAGTTTACCTCTTTAGCTATGGTTAAAGGAGGAGCAGCAGACGGCAACCCACATGAATTTGATGCAGTATCTGGTGGTACTGTTACCTCAAAAGGTTTGGAAGCAATGCTTCAAGATAACCTAAGCAGTTATGAAAAGTTTTTAAAATCTTCTAAATAA
- a CDS encoding type IX secretion system plug protein — protein sequence MPKNFVISISIVFIIIPEILFAYNSDSKTVYFNEIKKKSIHTVQMHPADWELTEPIIELNGDNQLLFSFDDITENIQDYSYKIIHCTANWQNSYLSEFDFIDGFTENQIQDYEHSFTTNVGYVHYSLKIPNNEIQLKLSGNYILEIFEDFDPDKVVIRQRFMLLDSKVEVIGEVKHPIAIDLRETHQEVDFSILHPNFTIDNPHSDLQVVLTQNNRLDGSEKNLKPIFIRKDELVFDYETENVFPGGNEFRNFDLKSLRYQTRYIKEIYKEKEQTHILLTAGNNRHFKQYIYEQDLNGRFLIDVQERDEPSTEADYCYITFWLPFDNEIKHGNLYVYGDFCNWTCSDKNKMEYDFDTGSYRKTIFLKQGYYNYQFALLENGKKTPDLTYIEGSHWETENDYVIYVYYHDIALNYDMLIGYKTLNSTAKF from the coding sequence ATGCCTAAAAATTTCGTTATTTCCATAAGTATTGTATTCATTATCATTCCAGAGATATTGTTTGCTTACAATTCCGATTCTAAAACTGTTTATTTCAATGAAATAAAGAAAAAAAGCATCCACACTGTTCAAATGCATCCGGCGGATTGGGAACTAACCGAACCCATTATAGAACTTAATGGAGATAATCAACTCCTTTTTTCTTTTGACGACATTACGGAAAATATTCAGGATTACTCCTACAAAATCATCCATTGCACAGCAAATTGGCAAAATTCCTACCTTAGTGAGTTCGATTTTATTGATGGTTTTACCGAAAACCAGATTCAAGACTACGAACATTCCTTTACTACCAATGTAGGTTATGTTCATTATTCATTAAAAATCCCCAATAATGAGATACAACTGAAATTATCGGGCAATTATATCCTTGAAATATTTGAAGATTTTGATCCTGATAAAGTTGTTATTCGCCAACGATTCATGCTTTTAGATTCGAAAGTAGAAGTTATAGGAGAGGTGAAACATCCAATTGCAATTGATTTAAGAGAAACACATCAGGAGGTCGATTTTAGCATTCTTCATCCTAACTTTACTATTGACAATCCTCATTCGGATTTACAAGTTGTGCTGACCCAAAATAACAGATTGGATGGAAGCGAAAAAAATCTGAAGCCTATTTTTATCCGTAAAGATGAACTGGTTTTTGATTACGAAACGGAAAATGTTTTCCCCGGAGGAAATGAATTTCGAAATTTCGATTTAAAAAGCTTAAGGTACCAAACCCGATATATCAAAGAAATTTATAAAGAGAAGGAGCAAACACATATTCTGCTTACTGCTGGAAACAACCGCCATTTTAAGCAATACATCTACGAACAGGATTTAAATGGCCGGTTTTTAATTGATGTTCAGGAAAGAGACGAACCTTCAACCGAAGCGGATTATTGTTACATTACTTTTTGGCTTCCGTTCGATAATGAGATAAAACACGGCAACCTTTATGTGTACGGTGATTTCTGTAACTGGACTTGTTCGGATAAAAATAAAATGGAATACGATTTTGATACCGGCAGCTATCGCAAGACTATATTTTTGAAGCAGGGATACTACAATTACCAATTCGCCTTACTTGAAAATGGGAAGAAAACTCCAGATCTAACTTATATTGAAGGCTCTCATTGGGAAACAGAAAACGACTATGTGATTTACGTTTATTACCATGATATTGCCTTGAACTACGACATGCTTATTGGTTACAAAACCCTTAACTCTACAGCGAAATTTTAG
- a CDS encoding Na(+)-translocating NADH-quinone reductase subunit A, whose translation MSEVKKIKKGLDIKLAGKAEKVLEKADRSETYAIKPTNFPGLTPKLKVKVDAEVKAGDSLFFDKYCPEINFSSPVSGKVIAVNRGERRKILEVVIQADAKIQYQEFKKADPNGLSREEIKEELLKSGLWSFVRQRPYDVIAKPKDTPKAIFISAFDTAPLAADIDFLLEGESEAFQAGLDALAKLTDGKVYLNTNPNFNQNKISSEAKNVEVRQFSGAHPAGNVGIQIHHISPMNKDEVAWVIRPQEVVFIGRLFTKGIYDVSRKIALCGSEVKNPCYFETIQGASVRTLLKGKLKDDEKIRVISGNVLTGEQISEDGFISFYDSQITVIPEGDKFEFLGWALPGLQKFSMSKTFFSWLTPNKEFRLDANLHGEHRAFVMTGEYDKVLPMDVLPQQLIKSIMIEDVDQMEQLGIYEVAPEDLALCEFVCTSKINVQDLVRKGIDLMIKEMS comes from the coding sequence ATGTCTGAAGTTAAAAAGATCAAAAAAGGCTTAGATATTAAGCTGGCAGGAAAGGCTGAGAAAGTACTTGAGAAAGCTGATCGTTCTGAGACATACGCAATTAAGCCAACCAACTTCCCCGGATTAACACCTAAATTAAAAGTTAAGGTAGATGCTGAAGTAAAAGCAGGAGATTCCCTGTTTTTCGATAAGTATTGCCCTGAAATTAATTTTTCTTCTCCGGTTAGTGGTAAGGTTATTGCCGTAAATCGTGGAGAACGAAGAAAGATTCTGGAAGTAGTGATTCAAGCAGATGCTAAGATTCAATACCAGGAGTTTAAAAAGGCTGATCCTAACGGACTTTCGAGAGAAGAGATTAAGGAAGAGTTGTTGAAAAGTGGCCTTTGGTCATTTGTTCGTCAACGCCCTTATGATGTGATTGCAAAACCTAAAGATACTCCAAAAGCAATTTTTATTTCAGCTTTCGATACTGCACCATTGGCTGCAGATATTGATTTCCTTCTAGAAGGAGAGTCGGAAGCATTTCAGGCAGGTTTAGATGCATTAGCAAAACTGACTGATGGAAAGGTATATTTAAATACCAACCCAAATTTCAATCAAAACAAAATTTCTTCTGAAGCTAAAAATGTAGAGGTTCGCCAATTTTCAGGTGCTCACCCCGCAGGAAATGTTGGTATTCAAATTCACCACATTAGCCCAATGAATAAAGATGAAGTTGCTTGGGTAATTCGTCCGCAGGAAGTTGTTTTTATCGGAAGATTATTCACAAAAGGCATTTATGATGTAAGTCGTAAAATTGCACTTTGCGGATCTGAAGTGAAAAATCCATGTTACTTTGAAACAATTCAAGGAGCATCTGTGCGAACCTTATTAAAGGGTAAGTTGAAAGATGATGAGAAGATTCGTGTTATCTCAGGTAACGTTTTAACAGGAGAACAAATCTCTGAAGATGGATTTATTAGTTTCTACGATTCCCAAATTACAGTTATTCCAGAAGGAGATAAATTCGAATTTTTAGGTTGGGCATTGCCTGGCTTACAGAAATTCTCAATGTCGAAAACATTCTTCTCTTGGTTAACTCCAAATAAAGAATTCCGTTTAGATGCCAATCTTCATGGGGAGCATCGTGCTTTCGTTATGACTGGTGAGTACGACAAGGTATTGCCAATGGATGTGCTTCCACAACAATTGATTAAATCCATTATGATTGAGGATGTTGATCAAATGGAGCAGTTAGGGATATATGAAGTTGCTCCGGAAGATCTTGCCTTATGCGAATTTGTTTGTACATCGAAAATTAATGTACAGGATTTGGTTCGTAAAGGAATTGATCTGATGATTAAAGAAATGAGCTAA
- a CDS encoding alpha-ketoacid dehydrogenase subunit alpha/beta, translated as MSEMVKENKDTNKENLSFNDFTSEVLEDYRIANVSRQLSIWGRKEVLTGKAKFGIFGDGKEIAQIAMAKYYKNGDWRSGYYRDQTFMLASGMLSSEEFFAQLFGDTKLDKNPANGGRLMNNHYASRSLNEDGSWKNLTNQKNSSADISPTAGQMPRLLGLAYASKIFRQNKELHNFPEFSDKGNEVAFGTIGDSSTSEGHFWETINAAGVLQVPMAISVWDDGWGISVPNKYQTTKSNISEVLKGFEQDEKGDGYLIYKAKGWDYPSLCKMYMEGVELCRKNHVPVLFHVSEMTQPLGHSTSGSHERYKTKERLDWETEYDPIKKMKEWILSMELAKEETLDEIENIALQEVKEARKAAWKSFIDPIIEERDALIELVKNAGCDCKKTERIDKIVSDLKKIIHPIRKDNFTAAKKILRFICSSCDSFKPLKSQLQLWLKNSLAENHERYSSHLYSETDLKVQNIKSCKPVYSEQSKMVNGREILRDNFDKLFSKYPLLLTFGEDTGFIGGVNQSLEGMQKKYGELRVTDTGIREATIIGQGIGLAVRGLRPIAEIQYFDYLLYALQTMSDDLATLHYRTKGGQKAPVIIRTRGHRLEGIWHSGSPLSMVINSIRGIHVCVPRDMTKAAGFYNTLLESDEPALVIEPLNGYRLKEKLPDNLGEFNTPLGIPEVLEEGTDITLVTYGSCVRIAEDAVKQLKDFNISVELIDVQTLLPFDINSRILESVKKTNRIVFFDEDVPGGATAFMMQKVLEEQNAYFHLDSEPRTITAKDHRPAYGTDGDYFSNPNAEDVFEIIYDIMRESNPQKFTAIYTN; from the coding sequence ATGTCAGAAATGGTAAAAGAAAATAAGGATACAAATAAAGAGAATTTGTCATTCAATGATTTTACATCTGAAGTTCTTGAGGATTATCGAATTGCCAATGTCAGTCGTCAACTAAGTATTTGGGGTCGAAAAGAAGTTTTAACCGGGAAAGCCAAGTTTGGAATATTTGGTGACGGAAAGGAAATTGCTCAAATTGCAATGGCTAAATATTATAAAAATGGTGACTGGCGCTCAGGTTATTATCGTGATCAAACCTTTATGCTTGCCTCTGGAATGTTATCAAGCGAGGAATTTTTTGCTCAATTATTTGGGGATACTAAGCTCGACAAAAATCCAGCCAACGGAGGTCGTTTAATGAATAACCATTATGCTTCCAGAAGTTTAAATGAAGATGGGAGTTGGAAAAACTTAACCAATCAGAAGAATTCTTCCGCGGATATTTCGCCTACAGCAGGTCAGATGCCTAGATTACTTGGCTTGGCTTATGCATCCAAAATTTTCAGACAGAACAAAGAATTGCATAATTTCCCTGAGTTTTCAGACAAGGGAAACGAAGTGGCTTTTGGTACAATTGGCGATTCCAGTACTTCCGAAGGTCATTTTTGGGAAACCATAAATGCGGCAGGTGTTCTGCAAGTACCAATGGCCATTAGCGTTTGGGATGATGGCTGGGGAATTTCTGTTCCCAACAAATATCAAACCACAAAATCGAATATCTCCGAAGTTCTTAAAGGATTTGAACAAGATGAAAAGGGGGATGGCTACCTAATTTATAAGGCTAAAGGTTGGGATTATCCTTCGCTTTGTAAAATGTATATGGAAGGTGTCGAACTTTGCAGGAAGAATCATGTTCCTGTTCTATTTCACGTTTCGGAAATGACTCAACCTTTAGGTCATTCCACTTCTGGTTCACATGAGCGATATAAAACCAAAGAACGTTTGGATTGGGAAACGGAATACGATCCAATCAAAAAAATGAAAGAGTGGATTCTTTCTATGGAATTAGCGAAAGAAGAAACTCTGGATGAAATTGAAAATATTGCTTTGCAAGAAGTAAAGGAAGCAAGAAAAGCTGCTTGGAAATCTTTCATCGATCCGATTATTGAAGAAAGAGATGCCCTGATTGAATTGGTAAAGAATGCAGGTTGTGATTGTAAGAAAACGGAACGAATCGACAAAATAGTAAGTGATCTGAAAAAGATTATTCATCCGATTCGAAAGGATAATTTTACGGCAGCAAAGAAAATACTACGATTTATTTGCAGCTCATGCGATAGCTTCAAACCTTTAAAATCGCAACTACAGTTGTGGCTCAAAAATTCTCTTGCAGAGAATCATGAACGATACAGTAGTCATTTGTATAGTGAGACTGATTTAAAAGTGCAAAATATCAAGTCCTGTAAACCGGTCTATTCTGAGCAATCTAAAATGGTAAACGGGCGAGAAATATTACGGGATAATTTTGATAAACTTTTCAGCAAATATCCTTTGCTGTTAACTTTTGGAGAAGATACCGGATTTATTGGCGGTGTAAACCAGAGTTTGGAAGGAATGCAGAAAAAATACGGTGAGCTGAGGGTTACCGATACTGGAATTCGTGAGGCTACAATTATAGGACAAGGAATTGGTTTGGCAGTTAGAGGATTGCGTCCAATAGCCGAAATACAATATTTCGATTACCTGCTATATGCCTTGCAAACCATGAGTGATGATTTAGCTACGCTGCACTACAGAACAAAAGGGGGTCAAAAGGCTCCGGTAATTATTCGTACTCGTGGTCATCGACTGGAAGGAATTTGGCATTCAGGATCTCCTCTAAGCATGGTCATCAACTCTATACGAGGAATTCATGTTTGTGTGCCAAGAGATATGACCAAAGCGGCAGGCTTTTATAATACGCTTTTAGAATCGGATGAGCCGGCATTAGTAATTGAACCACTTAATGGTTACAGACTGAAGGAAAAATTACCTGATAATTTAGGCGAGTTTAATACACCATTAGGTATACCTGAAGTTTTGGAGGAAGGAACCGATATTACATTGGTAACTTATGGGTCATGTGTGCGAATTGCTGAAGATGCAGTAAAGCAGTTGAAAGATTTTAATATTTCTGTTGAGTTAATTGATGTTCAGACTTTATTGCCATTTGATATTAATAGTCGAATTCTTGAATCAGTAAAGAAAACCAATCGAATTGTATTTTTCGATGAGGATGTTCCTGGAGGAGCTACAGCTTTTATGATGCAGAAAGTTTTAGAGGAGCAGAATGCTTATTTCCATTTGGATTCAGAACCAAGAACAATAACTGCTAAAGATCACCGTCCAGCATATGGTACCGATGGAGATTATTTTTCAAATCCCAATGCCGAAGATGTATTTGAGATTATTTACGATATCATGAGAGAATCAAATCCTCAAAAGTTTACTGCTATTTATACCAATTAA
- the nqrE gene encoding NADH:ubiquinone reductase (Na(+)-transporting) subunit E, which yields MENLINIFIKSIFIDNMVFAFFLGMCSYLAVSKTVKTSVGLGIAVIFVLGITVPLNYLLNKYILVSGALTWVDPSFADVDLSFLSFIMFIAVIASLVQLVEMIVEKFAPTLYSSLGIFLPLIAVNCAILGGSLFMQERDYGTLAEATSFGLGSGLGWFLAIIGIAAIREKIRYSNIPAPLRGLGITFIVTGLMGIAFMSFMGIKL from the coding sequence ATGGAAAATCTGATTAATATATTTATCAAGTCGATTTTTATCGACAACATGGTGTTCGCATTCTTCTTAGGAATGTGTTCGTATCTGGCTGTTTCAAAAACAGTAAAAACTTCAGTTGGTCTTGGTATCGCTGTAATTTTTGTTTTGGGAATAACCGTTCCTTTAAATTACTTGCTAAACAAATACATTTTAGTTAGTGGAGCTCTTACTTGGGTAGATCCTTCATTTGCGGATGTTGATTTAAGCTTTTTAAGTTTTATCATGTTTATTGCAGTAATTGCTTCTCTGGTACAGTTGGTTGAAATGATTGTAGAAAAATTTGCTCCGACACTATATTCTTCTTTGGGTATTTTTCTTCCCTTAATTGCTGTTAATTGTGCAATTTTAGGAGGTTCTCTTTTCATGCAGGAAAGAGACTACGGAACTTTAGCAGAGGCAACTTCATTTGGTCTTGGATCAGGTCTTGGTTGGTTTCTTGCTATTATTGGTATCGCTGCAATTCGTGAAAAAATTCGTTACTCAAATATTCCTGCTCCATTACGTGGACTTGGAATTACATTTATTGTAACAGGATTAATGGGAATTGCTTTTATGAGCTTTATGGGGATCAAACTCTAA
- a CDS encoding NADH:ubiquinone reductase (Na(+)-transporting) subunit B yields the protein MKALRKFLDKKKPLFLKGGKFAKLQSSFEAFESFLFVPDITSHNGTHIKDAIDLKRTMSIVVMALIPALLFGIYNTGYQHFLSLDLINTTSFMDICIYGLIEILPIIIVSYVVGLGIEFAFAQMRGHQVNEGFLVSGMLIPLIMPVGAPLWMVAVSTAFAVVIGKEVFGGTGMNIWNPALIARAFFFFAYPSKMSGEAVWIAEKADSFSGATPLAHAANLVDATSTEAANIYQTHLSDVWNMFVGLIPGSIGETSTIAILIGAVVLIATGVGSWKIIVSVFAGGYVMGMLFNLIGGNAYMELIPAWQHLIMGGFAFGAVFMATDPVSGAQTARGKIIYGFLIGFLAVLIRVLNAGFPEAMMLAILFMNTFAPLIDHYVVQGNIKRRLKRVKVSA from the coding sequence ATGAAAGCACTAAGAAAATTTCTTGATAAAAAGAAGCCCTTATTTTTAAAGGGTGGGAAGTTTGCAAAGTTGCAATCGTCTTTCGAGGCTTTTGAATCTTTTCTATTCGTTCCCGATATTACATCTCATAATGGAACTCACATTAAGGATGCTATCGACTTGAAGAGAACCATGTCTATTGTTGTCATGGCTTTAATTCCAGCATTGTTATTTGGGATTTACAATACAGGATATCAGCATTTCCTTTCACTAGATCTAATCAATACGACTAGTTTTATGGATATCTGCATTTATGGTTTGATCGAAATTCTACCTATCATCATCGTTTCATACGTAGTTGGTTTGGGTATTGAATTTGCTTTTGCACAAATGCGCGGTCATCAGGTAAATGAGGGTTTCCTTGTTTCAGGTATGTTAATACCTTTAATAATGCCAGTTGGCGCACCTCTTTGGATGGTTGCAGTTTCAACTGCATTTGCTGTAGTTATTGGTAAAGAGGTATTTGGTGGAACAGGAATGAATATTTGGAATCCGGCATTAATTGCCCGTGCATTCTTCTTCTTCGCTTACCCATCAAAAATGTCTGGTGAAGCAGTATGGATCGCTGAAAAAGCAGATAGCTTTTCGGGAGCAACACCATTGGCTCATGCAGCCAATTTGGTTGATGCGACTAGTACTGAAGCTGCTAATATTTATCAAACACACCTTTCAGATGTTTGGAATATGTTTGTTGGTTTAATTCCGGGATCAATAGGAGAAACATCTACTATAGCTATTCTAATTGGGGCAGTAGTTTTAATTGCAACAGGAGTTGGTAGCTGGAAAATTATCGTTTCGGTATTTGCCGGAGGATATGTAATGGGAATGCTTTTCAACCTAATTGGTGGTAATGCTTATATGGAGTTGATTCCAGCATGGCAACATTTAATTATGGGTGGTTTTGCGTTTGGTGCTGTATTTATGGCTACTGATCCGGTATCGGGAGCTCAAACTGCTCGCGGAAAAATAATTTATGGTTTCCTTATCGGTTTCCTTGCTGTTTTGATTCGTGTATTGAATGCAGGTTTCCCGGAGGCGATGATGTTAGCAATCCTTTTCATGAATACTTTTGCTCCACTTATCGATCATTATGTGGTTCAAGGTAATATCAAAAGAAGATTGAAACGAGTTAAGGTGAGTGCTTAA
- a CDS encoding NADH:ubiquinone reductase (Na(+)-transporting) subunit D, with translation MSDKEPLFSAKNRKLLKNPLGSDNPITVQVLGICSALAVTAKLEPAVVMSLSVMAVLALANVIISLIRNTIPSRIRIIVQLVIVAALVIVVDQILKAFAYEVSKQLSVFVGLIITNCIIMGRLEAFALGNRPWPAFLDGIGNAAGYGLILIIIAFFRELLGSGSIYGFKVIPQAFYDMGYQNNGLMILPPMALITVGIIIWVQRSRDKSLIESN, from the coding sequence ATGAGCGATAAAGAACCTTTATTCTCCGCTAAAAATCGGAAATTGCTGAAAAATCCATTGGGAAGCGACAACCCGATTACCGTTCAGGTATTAGGAATTTGTTCAGCTTTAGCGGTTACAGCAAAATTGGAACCGGCAGTGGTGATGAGCCTCTCGGTTATGGCCGTATTGGCACTTGCTAACGTAATTATTTCATTAATTCGAAATACTATCCCTTCACGTATTCGTATCATTGTTCAGCTTGTAATTGTTGCTGCTTTGGTAATTGTTGTGGATCAAATATTAAAAGCTTTTGCTTACGAGGTAAGTAAACAACTATCAGTATTTGTTGGTCTTATTATTACAAACTGTATTATCATGGGACGTTTGGAAGCATTTGCTCTTGGAAATCGTCCATGGCCAGCTTTCCTTGACGGAATTGGTAATGCTGCAGGGTATGGTTTGATCCTGATTATCATTGCATTCTTCCGTGAATTGTTAGGATCCGGATCAATATATGGTTTCAAGGTTATTCCTCAAGCATTTTATGACATGGGATACCAAAATAACGGTTTAATGATTCTTCCTCCAATGGCATTGATTACTGTAGGAATTATTATTTGGGTTCAAAGATCCAGAGATAAATCTTTAATTGAGTCGAATTAA